A portion of the Actinomycetota bacterium genome contains these proteins:
- the rimP gene encoding ribosome maturation factor RimP has product MYGQPLKDIEARLEEVIDPLMEEAGLRLVSVDVERRGKKLVVTVCLDREGGIDVDTCAEMSEEISRHLDVEDIFSESYNLEVESPGLQRVLRKPREYRCFLGREVEIVLRQTFEGRQKIRGRLKKADDEGITVFTEGEEIVFPYEALKKTRLYFDSPW; this is encoded by the coding sequence ATGTACGGCCAACCCTTGAAGGATATCGAGGCCAGGTTGGAGGAGGTCATAGACCCCCTTATGGAGGAGGCGGGGCTACGGCTGGTATCGGTAGATGTCGAGAGGCGGGGGAAGAAACTCGTGGTCACCGTATGCCTCGACCGCGAAGGTGGCATAGACGTTGATACCTGCGCGGAGATGAGCGAGGAGATAAGCCGCCACCTCGACGTAGAGGACATCTTCAGCGAGAGCTACAACCTGGAGGTGGAGTCGCCCGGACTGCAGCGTGTGCTGCGCAAGCCGCGCGAGTACCGCTGCTTCCTGGGCAGGGAGGTCGAAATAGTGCTGCGACAGACGTTCGAGGGAAGGCAGAAGATACGCGGCCGGCTGAAAAAGGCCGACGACGAGGGCATAACCGTGTTCACGGAAGGCGAGGAGATCGTCTTCCCCTACGAAGCCCTGAAGAAGACGCGGTTGTACTTCGATTCTCCCTGGTAG